The region CGCCCTGCTCGTGGACTTCCCGCATACCCCGCCCGAGGAGGAGCACGGGCGGGAAGAGGGGGCCGAGCCGCCGCCCAGGATCGAGCTGAACGAGCATCTCTTCCGCAACGTGGACGAGCTCGAGCTGTCGGTACGCGCCTCCAACTGTCTCAAGACGGCCAACATCCGCAGCATCGCCGACCTCGTGCAGAAGACCGAGTCGGAGCTGCTGAAGACCAAGAACTTCGGGAAGAAGTCTCTGAACGAGATCAAGACGATCCTGGGAGAGATGGGGCTCTCCCTGGGCATCCGGCTTGATCCCGAGGAGCTGGAGCGGCTGCGCGCGCAGTACGAGCGCGCCTTCGAGGGCTAGCCTTCCTGCCCGCTCCCGCGCGTCCCACCACGGCCCCCGGGCCCCCGCCGGGGGCCGTGGTGTCTTCAGGGACGGCCTCGGGGTCCAGGTCGAGCCGCTCCGTGATCCCGCGGGCCCACCGCGTCGTCCACAGCCGCGACCCGTCGGTTTCCAGGATGACGGCGCCGTCCCGGTCCGTGCGGTAGACGCGCGCCCCCGCGGCGGCCAGCCGCCCCAGGGTCTCGACGGCCGGATGGCGGAAGGGGTTGCGCACCCCCGCCGAGACCACGGCGACGCCGGGCCGGGCGACCTCGAGGAAGGGGTGGTTCGTCGCGAGGCGGCTGCCGTGATGGGCGACCTTCAGCACGATGCTCCGGAGCGGGGGGCTGCGGTCCAGCAGGGCGGTCTCACCGTCGAGGCCGAGGTCGCCCGTGAGCAAGAGGGAGAGGCCGCGCCAGTCGAGCCTCAGGACGAGGGAATGGTCGTTGTCGGTCACCGGCGCGCTCGCGGGGGCGCGAGGCGCATCCGGCGAGGGGGGCGCGGGGTTCAGGACCGTGACGAGCGCCGACCCGACCCAGATGCGCTGCCCCGCCGACAGGACGCGGCGGGGCGCCCCCGAGCGCTCCATCGCGCGCACTGTCTCCTCGCTGCCCGCGTGCCACCGGCCGTTCTCCCACACCTCGCCGACCCGGAAGCCCCGCATGATCGCGGCCAGCCCGCCCGCGTGATCGGCATCGGAATGAGTGGCCACCACCACGTCCAGCCGCCGCGCCGGCAGGTTCCACAGGAACGGCGCCACCACGCGCTCGCCCGCGTCGAAGCGCCCGGCGCCTCCCGTGCCCCCGTCCACGAGCATCCGATGCCCCTCCGGGAGATCGATCAGCGCCGCGTCGCCCTGGCCCACGTCGAGGAAGACCACTCTCAGCCGGCCGTCGCCCGGGCGGAGCCAGGGCCAGGCCGACAGCGCCACCGCCAGGGCGAGGCAACTTGCCGCCGCACTCCGCGTCCAGGGCATGGCGCTGGCATGGGGCAGCAGGAGCAGGGCTGCGTACCACGTCGCGATGGCGGCCCAGCCGGGCGCCGGCAGGTGCACCATGGCCGCGGGGACGGCCGCCGCCGACCAGACCGCGAGGCGGAGCAGGAGCAGGAGGGCCCACAGCGCATCCAGGAGGAGGCCGCCCAGCGCCTCGCTCAGTGCGGCCACGACGACGGCGAGGAGGCCGAGCGTGGTGGCCGCTCCCGCCAGCGGAACCACCGCGAGGTTGGCCGCCACTCCGACGAGCGAGAGCTGGTTGAAGTGGGCGGCCATGATCGGGGTGACGGCCCCCTGGGCGGTCAGGCTCACGGCGACGGCCACGGCGAGGACGCGTGGCCAGCGGCGAGCCTCCAGCGCTGCCTGCAGGACGGGAGCCGCGTGGACGATGCCGGCGGTGGCGGCGAAGGAGAGCTGGAAGCCCGGATCCCAGAGATCGGCCGGGCGCCAGGCCAGCAGCAGCAGCGCCGCCAGCCCGAGGGCATTGCCCACCCGCGACTCACGCTCGAGCAGCATCCCGAGGAGAATCAGGAGCCCCATGACCGTGGCCCGCAGGACCGAGGCCTGCCCGCCCACGACGAGGGCGAAGCCGGCGAGGACCGCCCCGGCGACGATCGCCGTCGCGCGTCGGGGCACGCCG is a window of Candidatus Rokuibacteriota bacterium DNA encoding:
- a CDS encoding DNA internalization-related competence protein ComEC/Rec2, translated to MGAAGAPLVPLALAWAAGVAAGAWLTVPTPWLIAGAGGLLAAAATALALRHERVATAGLLLAVGAVALLRVHPQPLPPEHITALAGEGPVTVEGTLAEEPLRWAPDRMRLLLEVDAVWDGEARRPATGRLLLTIYGESAEALGEGQRLWAHVRLHPPVGFRNPGAFDYPAHLRRESIALVGSGRGDRLGALTVDAPPWPVRVRRWAVATMRARLPEGSAALLAGLVLGERSAMPRETDEAFRRAGVYHVLAVSGSNVALVAASVFVTLSLLGVPRRATAIVAGAVLAGFALVVGGQASVLRATVMGLLILLGMLLERESRVGNALGLAALLLLAWRPADLWDPGFQLSFAATAGIVHAAPVLQAALEARRWPRVLAVAVAVSLTAQGAVTPIMAAHFNQLSLVGVAANLAVVPLAGAATTLGLLAVVVAALSEALGGLLLDALWALLLLLRLAVWSAAAVPAAMVHLPAPGWAAIATWYAALLLLPHASAMPWTRSAAASCLALAVALSAWPWLRPGDGRLRVVFLDVGQGDAALIDLPEGHRMLVDGGTGGAGRFDAGERVVAPFLWNLPARRLDVVVATHSDADHAGGLAAIMRGFRVGEVWENGRWHAGSEETVRAMERSGAPRRVLSAGQRIWVGSALVTVLNPAPPSPDAPRAPASAPVTDNDHSLVLRLDWRGLSLLLTGDLGLDGETALLDRSPPLRSIVLKVAHHGSRLATNHPFLEVARPGVAVVSAGVRNPFRHPAVETLGRLAAAGARVYRTDRDGAVILETDGSRLWTTRWARGITERLDLDPEAVPEDTTAPGGGPGAVVGRAGAGRKASPRRRARTARAAAPAPRDQAGCPGRAPSLPGSS